The genomic segment TGTGGTGGATCTCTGTTCTTCCCATTAAGATACATTCAAGATGAGCCAGACATATCTGTCTATGGTggagtttggggggggggaatgagttTTTGGCTCGGACCTATTGTTAGTGTGCCAGGTTGAGGAACCCTAACCCTTCTCTATAGTTATGATGGAAACTTATCAGTTGTTCTGGATTCACTTCAAGTCTGTTGTCTTGTTTTTTTCCCTCCATCTTCAGACCCCTCCGCCACCCCCTACAGAGCCCTTACAAGTAGAACTTTTACCTGTGCTGGCAACTGTGACCGCGCCGCCAGATGGATCCCTCTCCTCACAAACCATGGTGCACACTATGGCGCCCCAACATCCTTCCACAGTTGACACGGCCGCCCTCAAGCAAGTGGTGCCAGGTCTGTCCGTTCCACAGCAGATGGCGCCGGCCCCAGTTACGTCTCAGCCTTCCCAGGTCTCCACTTCTCTCCCTTTGCACCCAGTCATGGAACTGGCTAAGAAATCGAAGAGCCGAGGCCCCTACATTTGCTCCTTGTGCTCCAAAGAGTTTAAGAACGGCTACAACCTACGGAGACACGAAGCCATCCACACGGGTACCAAACCGGCCCGAGCGCAGCCTGTGGTCAAGATGCCCACCATGGTTCCTCTCAGTTTGCTCAATGTTACCGGGACCCTTGCGACTGGTACAGAAACCCTGGAGGTTCCCACTTCTCCTTCCACGCTGCCTCTACCGGGGCCGTCGCCTACAGCTAAGAAGGTGCGGAAAAACCACGCCTGCGAGATGTGCGGAAAAGCATTTAGGGATGTTTACCACCTGAATCGTCACAAGTTGTCGCACTCCGACGAGAAGCCCTACTCCTGCCACGTGTGTCAACAACGCTTCAAGCGCAAGGACCGAATGACGTACCATGTCCGCTCCCATGACGGGACTGTGCACAAGCCCTACATCTGTAGCCACTGTGGGAAAGGGTTCTCCCGGTAAGATGCTGTGAAGCTTCTATCTGGTTCTGTTAACTTATCTTTAAGCTTCGTCTTATCTtatctttttgtctgtttttagTCCGGATCATCTGAACAGTCACGTCAGACAAGTTCACTCTACAGAGCGTCCCTTTAAATGCCAGGTACTTCTATAAATTTGGCTTGTGTTTTTCTCGCTGTTACTCTAGCTGTCAGTGTTGTTCACGTTTGTTTCTTTCTATTCTTTCCCCCTACAGACTTGTGAATCCGCTTTTGCTACGAAAGACCGACTGAGGGCCCATATGGTGCGGCACGAGGAAAAGGTTCCTTGTCACGTCTGTGGGAagcttctcagtgctgcctacatCACCGACCACATGAAGGTCCACAGCCAGGGTCCCAACCATGTGTGCGAGCTGTGTAGCAAAGGTAAGTCCTCGGAGGTGTATGTATCAGCTGCTTAATCCAACACTACACCACTACACGTCTGAAGCTCCCTAATCTGGCATATCCCAATATCCAGCGATGCTCTTCACGGCGATGTATGAACACTTTTTCTCTGGTGGGGTGGAGTGGTGGGGTCTTTGTTTGAGAGCCCTTGAATCATTCTTGACTGTGTGTGGCCTTCTGTAAGGATGTGAATGGTTTATTTTATTGGTATGAATGGTTGCCTCATGGGATGGGTGGGTTCTTTGACATGTttaagtgtgtgggggggtaaGGGTTATCTTTTTATTCACATATTTTGGGAAAAAACCAACAAGAGTGGATTATCTGTATGGTCCTTAAATTCTGTGCTTTATGTCATGAGGACTTGGAAATTAATGTTTAGTTCCTGCTACAGGTAACAGAACAAATaatctcttaggctatgttcacattgccattgtgctccgtcccattctgggtccatttgttttatttatttatttatttttttggcgaTGTGGTAAACAGCCCCAAAATGGGTTGAAGCACACCGCCTCCAAAGGTCTCAACGGATCctcttgacttgaatggggtctgccAGGGATCCAATAGTTTACCAGCGtttgtgcactatatatatatatatatatatatatatatatatatatatatatatatatatatatatatttttctttgccAAAGTCCCGTTGTTAAAATGGATTTGCTGACAGAGCTCCATATAGTAGAGCCCAAAggcaatgtgaacccagccttagaatgaAAGAAAACCTTTTGATAATTGCAAATGTTGAAATAAGCACAAATGAAATTCTTTGGGGGCAGGGCTGGGGATGTTTGACTCCTCGGGGGTGGAGCATGGATGTGAACATGAATTAAAGAACCAGTAAACAAATTAgaatgatttcccccccccccccattattccaAAAATTTGCTCCCCCACCTACATGGTTAGCTACAAAAATATTTTAGCTTTAGTTCCCTCCACCACCCTACCGATTTGTCATACAAAGAGAATGGACAGAGAGATTAAAATGAAAACCTCTAAGGTTCTGTTTACTGGTTCTTTATTGGGGTATCTGCAGGGTGTGGGTGAATTTGAGTGGATCACTTTTGATGATGATGGAGCAATGCCTGTGGCCCGGCC from the Hyla sarda isolate aHylSar1 chromosome 8, aHylSar1.hap1, whole genome shotgun sequence genome contains:
- the MAZ gene encoding myc-associated zinc finger protein isoform X1 codes for the protein MDANWTSFIFQTPPPPPTEPLQVELLPVLATVTAPPDGSLSSQTMVHTMAPQHPSTVDTAALKQVVPGLSVPQQMAPAPVTSQPSQVSTSLPLHPVMELAKKSKSRGPYICSLCSKEFKNGYNLRRHEAIHTGTKPARAQPVVKMPTMVPLSLLNVTGTLATGTETLEVPTSPSTLPLPGPSPTAKKVRKNHACEMCGKAFRDVYHLNRHKLSHSDEKPYSCHVCQQRFKRKDRMTYHVRSHDGTVHKPYICSHCGKGFSRPDHLNSHVRQVHSTERPFKCQTCESAFATKDRLRAHMVRHEEKVPCHVCGKLLSAAYITDHMKVHSQGPNHVCELCSKGFATAAYLRVHSVKHHGLVCPRADSFLCKLCSVHCKTLAQLSGHMHTHAMSGATGLAEGPPLQ
- the MAZ gene encoding myc-associated zinc finger protein isoform X2, with product MDANWTSFIFQTPPPPPTEPLQVELLPVLATVTAPPDGSLSSQTMVHTMAPQHPSTVDTAALKQVVPGLSVPQQMAPAPVTSQPSQVSTSLPLHPVMELAKKSKSRGPYICSLCSKEFKNGYNLRRHEAIHTGTKPARAQPVVKMPTMVPLSLLNVTGTLATGTETLEVPTSPSTLPLPGPSPTAKKVRKNHACEMCGKAFRDVYHLNRHKLSHSDEKPYSCHVCQQRFKRKDRMTYHVRSHDGTVHKPYICSHCGKGFSRPDHLNSHVRQVHSTERPFKCQTCESAFATKDRLRAHMVRHEEKVPCHVCGKLLSAAYITDHMKVHSQGPNHVCELCSKGTCQVCPLADPTGAVTAVLPNASVQGMMSTQPW